In Saccharolobus solfataricus, a genomic segment contains:
- a CDS encoding FAD-binding and (Fe-S)-binding domain-containing protein, with translation MGLEEELKSLLGDSFHDELVERLSHSVDFGFVPELVWSGIKINIVPDYVAYPRSVEDIINVVRLGLKYKIPIVPYGRGTNRYGNAIPADGGILLDFSKMTNVTIDESNKMAIVEPGATWKLVDIYAQQKGLQLRTFPSSYDSTVGGGIAGDALGIGSYEYGFISDNVSFVEMVNPKGDLVRLEGKDLALVCGAEGTTGIIAKAGLKLRNFSPTEAMVISFDNLDQMMHAVGEFYREVIPAWHVQVRGPYISTYMAEKYKAPFEPQKWNMVILYPSPRSPLVEPKIYKIAQSYGGKVFEGEWTGWWSFNHGVAAALRTQGLLIHQHGLIHYTRLLDLLRNLEKALGKLGELSSDGGFDVDIALERREVLLVNAFTQISVSPVDKKILYDLAKNTLMMDEFVKVDGSLLSVGIFAHKYAKNRLSSMGKTFTELGVDRYEVIRKYKEETDPEEIFNPGKLFDPKIRAKAVLEIPRRQQEALNFRFAIGFVKRLSPGGEVEGFKHVRRYLEDFADYSLMCIDCSMCVTVCPQYRLIPQWPYAPKGMFDFVRGAVAYYELNGSIDIPDSVIAEISGCHKCGLCDGVCPARIPISTLLIKLNSLVAKKLPEEPGVELSLFSDPELASVNDPNSQFILWVGKNAVSNPAVAITALKILKKMGLKVKVIGTSADSGFLDYISGNGNKFLEKMKYNLDAVNNALEIITITPEDYRTFSTAYKDYSKLAGTEVIFEVVPLELRLLKSIVIDGSNENVNLHVACFSSEYSDEVIRRLSEKGFRVKKVEGCSGAILEKSLGKRADLMARAIGERYGKVVTLCPLAAAKFRSVGINAVTLIEFLAEKLGIQSVQYQVASFQLDENSKEYIRKELISSILSSLNSQVNLIADTAAFSTSGVDEYKKIIEPIIVQVVDNIGKIIASKLSGNIRQKSSESSIDKAIILAEYIKEISNTLSAIELDKIIQPFASLLKSKVTEEYDENVVISAVIQLLRDNIDRLKTVITTEISKILS, from the coding sequence ATGGGTTTGGAAGAGGAGTTGAAAAGTTTACTAGGGGATAGTTTTCATGATGAATTAGTAGAGAGACTATCTCATTCAGTGGATTTCGGTTTCGTTCCAGAACTAGTGTGGTCTGGAATAAAGATTAACATTGTCCCAGACTACGTTGCTTATCCTAGGTCGGTGGAAGATATTATTAACGTAGTTAGATTAGGACTCAAATATAAAATACCAATAGTCCCTTATGGCAGAGGTACAAATAGATATGGTAACGCAATACCAGCAGATGGTGGAATATTACTTGACTTTTCAAAGATGACCAACGTAACTATAGATGAATCGAATAAGATGGCAATAGTTGAGCCCGGTGCTACCTGGAAGCTTGTTGATATCTATGCTCAGCAGAAGGGACTGCAATTAAGGACCTTCCCATCTTCATACGATTCCACTGTGGGAGGAGGGATAGCTGGAGACGCTTTAGGAATAGGTTCATATGAATATGGTTTTATTTCAGACAATGTAAGCTTCGTTGAAATGGTAAATCCAAAAGGGGACTTAGTTAGACTAGAGGGCAAGGATTTAGCGTTAGTATGTGGAGCGGAAGGTACTACCGGGATAATAGCTAAAGCTGGGTTAAAGCTTAGGAATTTCTCTCCAACTGAAGCTATGGTCATTTCCTTTGATAATTTAGATCAAATGATGCATGCAGTAGGAGAATTCTATAGAGAAGTGATTCCAGCTTGGCACGTTCAAGTTAGAGGTCCATACATTTCTACATATATGGCTGAGAAATATAAGGCGCCATTTGAACCTCAAAAGTGGAATATGGTAATACTATACCCTTCTCCTAGGTCACCTCTAGTGGAACCAAAAATTTATAAGATTGCCCAGTCTTATGGTGGTAAAGTTTTTGAAGGAGAATGGACTGGTTGGTGGTCATTTAATCATGGTGTTGCGGCAGCATTAAGGACACAAGGTTTATTAATACATCAACACGGTTTAATACACTATACGAGGCTTTTAGACTTATTAAGGAATCTAGAAAAGGCTTTAGGTAAATTAGGTGAGCTGTCTTCAGATGGTGGGTTTGATGTAGATATAGCTTTAGAGAGGAGGGAAGTCCTTTTAGTTAACGCGTTTACTCAGATTTCAGTAAGCCCTGTCGATAAGAAAATACTGTATGATTTAGCTAAGAACACACTAATGATGGATGAGTTCGTAAAAGTTGATGGTTCCCTATTATCAGTAGGTATTTTTGCTCACAAGTATGCTAAAAATAGATTAAGCAGTATGGGCAAAACATTTACTGAGTTAGGAGTTGATAGATACGAGGTAATAAGGAAGTACAAGGAAGAAACTGATCCAGAAGAAATTTTCAATCCGGGAAAGCTCTTTGATCCGAAGATTAGAGCTAAAGCTGTTCTGGAAATTCCAAGAAGGCAGCAAGAAGCTTTAAACTTTAGGTTTGCGATTGGCTTTGTTAAAAGGCTATCTCCAGGTGGTGAGGTTGAGGGTTTTAAGCATGTAAGAAGGTATTTGGAGGATTTTGCAGATTACAGCCTCATGTGTATAGACTGTTCAATGTGCGTTACCGTGTGTCCTCAATATAGACTAATTCCTCAATGGCCTTATGCCCCAAAAGGTATGTTTGATTTCGTCAGAGGTGCAGTGGCTTATTATGAATTAAACGGTTCCATCGATATACCAGATAGCGTGATAGCCGAGATTTCTGGTTGTCATAAGTGCGGTCTTTGTGATGGTGTATGTCCAGCGCGAATTCCAATCTCAACACTATTAATCAAATTAAATAGTCTAGTAGCTAAGAAATTACCAGAGGAACCGGGAGTAGAGTTATCTCTCTTTTCTGATCCAGAGTTAGCTTCGGTTAATGATCCAAATAGCCAATTCATATTGTGGGTTGGGAAGAATGCAGTTAGTAACCCCGCAGTGGCGATCACAGCGTTAAAGATACTTAAAAAGATGGGATTAAAGGTTAAAGTGATAGGTACATCAGCAGACAGCGGATTTCTGGATTATATAAGTGGAAATGGGAATAAATTCTTAGAGAAAATGAAATATAATTTAGATGCAGTTAATAATGCGTTAGAAATAATTACTATTACTCCTGAGGATTATAGAACATTCTCCACAGCGTATAAGGACTACTCTAAATTGGCTGGAACAGAGGTAATTTTCGAAGTAGTACCGTTAGAACTTAGACTGCTAAAGTCTATAGTCATTGATGGAAGTAATGAAAATGTAAATTTACATGTAGCTTGTTTCTCCTCGGAATATTCAGATGAGGTAATTAGAAGGTTAAGCGAGAAAGGATTCAGGGTTAAAAAGGTTGAGGGTTGTTCAGGTGCAATCCTAGAAAAGAGTTTAGGAAAGAGAGCTGACTTAATGGCTAGAGCTATAGGAGAGAGATATGGAAAAGTAGTTACACTATGTCCATTGGCTGCTGCTAAGTTCAGAAGTGTTGGGATAAATGCCGTGACGTTAATAGAATTCCTGGCAGAGAAATTAGGGATACAAAGCGTGCAATATCAAGTAGCATCTTTCCAACTAGATGAGAATAGTAAGGAATATATAAGGAAAGAACTAATTTCCAGTATATTATCTTCTCTTAATTCCCAAGTTAATTTAATAGCTGATACAGCAGCATTTTCCACTTCAGGTGTTGACGAGTATAAGAAGATTATTGAACCCATTATAGTTCAAGTAGTGGACAATATAGGTAAGATAATTGCATCTAAATTATCTGGTAATATAAGGCAAAAATCTTCAGAGTCTTCAATAGATAAGGCCATTATACTGGCTGAGTATATAAAAGAAATATCCAATACTTTGTCAGCAATTGAATTAGATAAGATTATACAGCCGTTTGCCTCATTACTGAAAAGTAAGGTAACAGAGGAATATGATGAGAATGTAGTGATCTCTGCTGTCATACAGCTATTAAGGGATAACATTGATCGACTGAAAACTGTTATTACAACTGAGATAAGCAAAATCTTGAGCTAG
- a CDS encoding HIT family protein produces the protein MCIFCNIVEGRDHGYIVYSNDRVVAFLDKFPITPGHTLVVPRTHYENFLEISEDVIPYLCTAVRKISIAVKKALKADGIRILTNIGKSAGQVVFHSHFHIVPTWSQDPDIMKDFVPRKEQSREYYEYVQKAIIETLKNI, from the coding sequence ATGTGTATCTTTTGCAACATTGTTGAAGGAAGGGATCATGGGTATATCGTGTATAGTAACGATAGAGTAGTCGCATTTCTGGATAAATTTCCTATTACACCTGGACATACTTTGGTAGTACCTAGAACACATTATGAGAATTTTTTAGAGATTTCTGAAGACGTCATACCATATTTATGTACAGCTGTAAGAAAGATTTCAATTGCAGTAAAGAAAGCTTTGAAGGCTGATGGTATAAGAATATTAACCAATATTGGAAAGAGTGCAGGGCAAGTGGTATTTCACTCTCATTTTCATATAGTTCCAACATGGTCCCAAGATCCAGATATAATGAAAGATTTCGTACCAAGAAAAGAACAGTCAAGGGAATATTACGAGTACGTACAAAAAGCAATAATAGAAACTTTAAAGAATATATAA
- a CDS encoding clan AA aspartic protease, whose amino-acid sequence MVFDCFRINDKPTLPVTVIDPYNGDFMEVRALIDTGFSGYLLIPPSVYNKVNSLELENPRVYATLNGIVKTRVAKAIIKIGKIKLDTLIESPILGREISLLGRELQKILHIEFKKGKEVCIEDP is encoded by the coding sequence ATGGTCTTCGATTGCTTTAGAATAAATGATAAACCTACTTTACCGGTTACCGTAATAGATCCTTATAATGGGGATTTCATGGAAGTTAGAGCATTAATTGACACTGGATTTTCCGGTTATCTTTTAATCCCTCCTTCTGTTTACAATAAAGTAAATTCCCTTGAGCTAGAGAATCCAAGAGTTTACGCAACGCTTAACGGAATTGTTAAAACTAGAGTTGCTAAGGCTATTATAAAGATTGGTAAAATTAAACTTGACACTCTTATTGAAAGTCCTATTCTTGGTAGGGAAATTTCGCTTTTAGGAAGAGAATTACAAAAAATATTACACATAGAGTTTAAGAAAGGAAAAGAAGTCTGCATAGAAGACCCTTGA
- a CDS encoding ribbon-helix-helix domain-containing protein, whose product MATKVLIKNMDEQLYRMLKARAALLGISVSEAIQQAISLWLNVTEGIGDYNYIVLKTNPEAINAYNEGKYVLACDGEYIGAFDSEKEAVEKGKGHKKCMIGSKNYDKQEIGDWGWSSIALE is encoded by the coding sequence ATGGCAACAAAGGTGCTGATAAAGAATATGGACGAGCAGCTTTATAGGATGTTAAAAGCTAGAGCTGCACTATTAGGGATAAGTGTCTCTGAAGCAATACAGCAGGCTATTTCTTTGTGGCTCAACGTTACCGAAGGAATAGGTGATTATAATTACATCGTACTTAAGACTAATCCTGAAGCAATAAATGCATATAATGAAGGAAAGTATGTTTTAGCTTGTGACGGAGAATATATAGGTGCATTTGATAGTGAAAAGGAGGCAGTTGAAAAGGGGAAGGGGCACAAGAAATGTATGATAGGTAGTAAGAATTACGATAAGCAAGAGATAGGAGATTGGGGATGGTCTTCGATTGCTTTAGAATAA
- a CDS encoding NUDIX hydrolase — MKIFSGKKFEVHIDKVKLPNGYERELEFVKHRGSVVIIPKINNEIILIRQFRPVIDKWIYELPAGTIEEGEDPLNTANRELIEEIGYEAGKMKEIISFYASPGITTEYMRLYLAEDLRYVGAKPEPYEIIEPIRLSIEEAIKMIRERKIEDAKTIIGIFTLKELLE; from the coding sequence ATGAAGATTTTTAGTGGTAAAAAATTTGAAGTGCACATAGATAAGGTGAAATTGCCTAACGGATATGAAAGGGAATTAGAGTTCGTGAAGCATAGGGGTTCTGTCGTAATAATACCTAAGATAAACAATGAAATTATATTGATAAGGCAATTTAGGCCTGTAATAGATAAATGGATATATGAGTTACCAGCAGGAACGATTGAGGAAGGAGAAGATCCATTAAATACTGCAAATAGAGAATTAATTGAGGAAATAGGATATGAAGCTGGGAAAATGAAAGAAATAATAAGTTTCTACGCTTCCCCTGGCATAACTACAGAGTATATGAGATTATACTTGGCTGAAGATCTTAGATACGTCGGAGCTAAACCGGAACCATATGAAATCATAGAACCCATTAGACTAAGTATAGAGGAGGCAATAAAAATGATAAGAGAAAGGAAAATAGAAGACGCAAAAACGATAATAGGAATATTTACATTAAAGGAGCTCTTAGAATAA
- a CDS encoding chlorite dismutase family protein has product MSQNSLAYFYISSIKLTNRWWSSSREERRSAINEIESVESQFRNNLISLKRYISLRNDSDIIYWVTSSDTSKLLEFKYTLLSKIRDLGYESLSLFSVYRSSPYTRGNFDINKVLSLEPLRYFVAYPMKKDVEWYLLPFEEREKIMKEHIETARTHPKNKGIRSYTTYSFGVGDYEFVVVYEIPEIENWVEVVEALREVKARKWITKEEPILVGELRGLDLFLI; this is encoded by the coding sequence ATGAGCCAAAATAGTTTAGCATACTTTTATATTTCCTCGATAAAGCTTACAAATAGATGGTGGAGTAGTAGTAGAGAGGAAAGAAGAAGCGCAATAAATGAGATAGAATCTGTAGAATCACAGTTTAGGAATAATCTAATTTCACTAAAAAGATACATATCTCTTAGGAATGATAGTGATATTATTTATTGGGTAACTTCCTCCGATACATCGAAATTGTTAGAATTTAAATATACTTTACTTTCTAAAATAAGGGATTTAGGTTATGAATCACTATCCTTGTTTTCCGTATATAGGTCGTCTCCATATACAAGAGGAAATTTTGACATTAATAAGGTCCTCTCATTAGAGCCTTTAAGGTATTTTGTAGCATATCCCATGAAAAAAGACGTAGAATGGTATCTTCTACCTTTTGAAGAAAGGGAAAAAATCATGAAAGAACATATTGAAACTGCTCGAACTCATCCAAAGAACAAGGGAATTAGATCATATACTACTTACTCTTTTGGAGTAGGTGATTATGAGTTCGTCGTAGTTTATGAGATTCCAGAAATAGAGAATTGGGTTGAAGTGGTAGAGGCTCTTAGAGAAGTCAAGGCAAGAAAATGGATAACAAAAGAAGAACCAATACTAGTTGGAGAGCTAAGGGGCTTAGATCTATTTTTAATTTAA
- a CDS encoding NTPase, translating into MLEESKNALRVFITGNPGVGKTTILLFLINKLSENNYKVAGFYCPEVRENGRRIGFRIVDITTNEGDWLAKENAPGRVKIGKYTVLEDSAKRITEITLSNINKADVLAIDEIGPMELKIPTIKKLIETILNNQKPLIAVLHRTQKPMGGRIYVITVENRDSIKYEILNYILSSLD; encoded by the coding sequence ATGTTAGAAGAGTCGAAGAATGCTTTAAGGGTATTTATAACTGGTAACCCCGGTGTTGGGAAAACTACAATATTACTCTTTTTAATTAATAAATTAAGTGAGAATAATTACAAAGTTGCTGGATTTTATTGCCCAGAGGTGAGAGAGAATGGAAGAAGAATAGGTTTTAGAATAGTAGATATAACTACCAATGAAGGAGACTGGTTGGCTAAAGAAAACGCGCCTGGAAGAGTGAAAATAGGGAAATATACAGTTTTAGAAGATAGTGCTAAAAGAATAACTGAGATTACATTGTCTAACATTAATAAGGCAGATGTTTTAGCAATAGACGAAATTGGGCCAATGGAGTTAAAAATACCTACAATAAAGAAATTAATTGAGACTATTCTAAATAATCAAAAACCTTTGATTGCAGTGTTACATAGGACACAAAAACCCATGGGAGGAAGAATCTACGTAATTACCGTTGAAAATAGGGATTCGATAAAGTACGAGATTTTGAATTACATATTAAGTAGCCTAGATTAA
- a CDS encoding NAD+ synthase, with translation MAFSKFSSFRWYYTLNICSTNILIMVMHEYIRKSLTIDCEAVTNYIVERIREYLEFSNKKGGVIGVSGGVDSAVTATLLAKATDNFFILLMPSSSTPKIDLDDSFEMIKFLNAQNKYKLINIDEIVKSFSNKIETENKYIIGNIKARVRMIILYAYAQMLDYLVVGTGDKSELLLGYFTKYGDGGVDVLPIGDLYKTQVRMLGKCLGLPERIVTKPSSPALWEGQTAEGELGIDYETIDSILYLRFDEMRSEDEIVKMLGIPIDIVKKVDRLVKISQHKRLPPEIFRLSGRAINSDWRFPRRWA, from the coding sequence ATGGCCTTTTCTAAATTCTCTTCATTCAGATGGTATTATACGTTAAATATTTGCTCAACAAATATTCTCATAATGGTAATGCATGAATATATCAGAAAATCACTCACAATAGATTGTGAAGCTGTTACTAACTATATTGTGGAAAGGATAAGGGAGTATCTTGAATTTAGCAATAAGAAAGGAGGAGTAATAGGGGTAAGCGGGGGAGTGGATTCAGCGGTAACTGCAACGCTTCTTGCTAAAGCTACTGATAATTTCTTCATACTTCTCATGCCTTCCTCTTCAACGCCAAAGATAGATTTGGATGATTCATTCGAAATGATAAAATTCCTTAATGCACAAAATAAATACAAATTAATTAATATAGATGAAATTGTGAAGTCATTTTCAAATAAAATAGAAACAGAAAATAAATATATAATAGGCAACATAAAAGCTAGAGTTAGAATGATAATACTTTACGCTTATGCGCAAATGTTAGATTACTTGGTGGTAGGAACTGGAGACAAGAGTGAGCTACTATTAGGATACTTCACAAAGTATGGGGATGGAGGTGTTGATGTTTTACCAATAGGTGATTTGTACAAGACACAGGTTAGAATGCTAGGAAAATGTTTAGGGTTACCGGAAAGAATAGTCACAAAACCAAGTTCCCCAGCCTTATGGGAAGGACAAACAGCAGAAGGAGAATTAGGAATTGACTATGAAACAATAGATTCAATACTATATTTAAGATTCGATGAAATGAGAAGCGAAGACGAGATAGTGAAAATGTTGGGAATTCCTATAGATATTGTTAAAAAAGTTGATAGACTAGTTAAAATCTCTCAACACAAGAGGCTACCCCCAGAGATCTTTAGGTTAAGTGGAAGGGCAATAAACTCAGACTGGAGGTTCCCTAGAAGATGGGCATAA
- a CDS encoding nitrilase-related carbon-nitrogen hydrolase, whose translation MGIKVELAQIRSYPGDVYRNYKKHLEIIESSSADCVIFPELSLTGYIIKDLTYEIYKDAEEATQKIAEKVNKCVVFGTIRQVRKGILRNSAAVIINGKLDYIYKFYLPTYGLFEERRYFQRGDPLKDLKIFEYKDLKFGVVICEDAWHPEPIEALSLMGADAIFIPSASPMRKLRENLAIEESWDSLLKAHSLMNTVWTVFTNVVGSQEEEYFWGGSRVVSPLGDVKLKLKLFYEDRGTIEITENELLRARFFSSYRDHIREFHSILDKL comes from the coding sequence ATGGGCATAAAAGTGGAATTAGCCCAAATAAGATCTTATCCCGGGGACGTCTATAGGAACTACAAGAAACATTTAGAAATAATAGAGAGCAGTAGCGCAGATTGTGTAATCTTTCCAGAACTGTCCTTAACTGGTTACATTATAAAGGACTTAACATATGAAATATACAAAGACGCAGAGGAGGCTACACAGAAAATAGCAGAGAAAGTTAACAAGTGTGTGGTGTTTGGAACAATAAGGCAAGTTAGGAAAGGAATATTAAGAAACTCAGCAGCAGTTATCATTAACGGGAAATTGGATTACATATATAAGTTTTATCTTCCAACATATGGATTATTTGAGGAGAGGAGATATTTCCAAAGAGGAGATCCACTGAAAGATCTGAAAATTTTTGAGTACAAAGACTTAAAATTTGGAGTAGTAATTTGTGAGGATGCTTGGCATCCGGAACCAATAGAGGCGTTATCGCTTATGGGAGCTGACGCAATTTTCATACCCTCAGCCTCACCAATGCGAAAACTAAGAGAAAACTTGGCAATAGAAGAGAGTTGGGACTCGCTTTTGAAAGCTCATTCATTAATGAATACTGTATGGACTGTTTTCACAAATGTTGTAGGTAGTCAAGAGGAGGAGTACTTTTGGGGAGGATCTAGAGTAGTTTCGCCATTAGGAGATGTAAAACTTAAACTAAAACTATTTTATGAGGATAGGGGAACTATAGAGATCACTGAAAATGAATTGCTTAGAGCTCGGTTCTTTAGTAGTTATAGGGATCATATAAGGGAGTTCCATTCAATTCTTGATAAACTATAA
- a CDS encoding ArsR/SmtB family transcription factor has translation MLLRLDEIFQNKGWDTRKKILNELEEKPQTAYELSKKLGLNYSTVKYHLEILEKFGLVNINRDKNKCFYTVTKNYKIVEKYLEEEIRKR, from the coding sequence ATGCTACTAAGATTAGATGAGATCTTCCAAAATAAGGGATGGGATACGAGAAAAAAGATATTAAATGAATTGGAAGAGAAACCACAAACTGCTTATGAATTATCGAAAAAATTGGGATTAAATTACTCTACTGTAAAATACCATTTAGAAATTTTAGAGAAATTCGGATTAGTAAATATTAATAGAGATAAAAATAAATGTTTCTATACTGTGACAAAGAATTATAAAATAGTTGAAAAGTATTTAGAGGAGGAAATAAGAAAAAGATAA
- a CDS encoding lysine exporter LysO family protein, with protein sequence MNGSSIFFIVLYLIFLIIGKIKYVKEAERIVDIVVILLILTISYWAGEEITSNQVFSLVISSLILSIFSIIITYFSGVAIRSFNNSTKLLVKTNKEKVPNRSNRQTIIKYMLPFISGWIFGLLFHINDNIVINLVDYELYALASVLGYTMGKDVNRKVILNSSKDSLISLFITILGDIILALVIYMLHIANLTISFAIALASGWYSYVGPLVAVSSNPYLGTLAFLINFLREQLTYVLVPFLLRVKFEPRSAVAVGGATAMDTTLPLYVEVLGKEYALSAMITGVILTLIIPIILPLII encoded by the coding sequence TTGAACGGCAGTTCAATATTTTTCATAGTATTATATCTAATATTTTTAATTATAGGCAAGATAAAATATGTAAAAGAAGCCGAGAGAATCGTAGACATCGTAGTTATACTTCTAATATTGACAATCTCATATTGGGCAGGAGAAGAGATCACGAGCAATCAAGTCTTTAGCCTAGTTATAAGTTCACTAATACTGAGCATATTTTCAATAATTATCACATATTTTTCTGGAGTCGCAATAAGATCTTTTAATAATAGCACAAAACTCCTAGTAAAAACTAATAAAGAAAAAGTACCTAATAGAAGCAATAGACAGACGATAATAAAGTATATGTTACCTTTCATATCAGGATGGATCTTTGGATTATTGTTTCATATAAATGATAATATTGTCATAAACTTAGTAGATTACGAATTGTATGCTTTGGCCTCAGTGCTAGGCTATACGATGGGAAAGGACGTTAATCGTAAGGTAATTCTAAATAGTAGTAAGGATTCTTTAATCTCATTATTCATAACAATTCTTGGAGATATCATACTAGCACTAGTTATTTACATGTTACACATAGCTAACCTTACCATTTCATTTGCTATTGCGTTGGCCAGTGGATGGTATAGTTACGTTGGACCGTTAGTAGCAGTAAGCTCTAATCCCTATTTGGGTACTCTAGCCTTTCTAATAAATTTCCTTAGAGAACAACTAACTTATGTTTTAGTACCTTTTCTTCTTAGAGTGAAATTTGAACCTAGATCTGCAGTAGCTGTAGGAGGTGCGACAGCAATGGATACTACACTTCCACTCTATGTAGAAGTTTTGGGAAAAGAGTATGCTCTATCCGCAATGATTACAGGTGTAATATTAACGCTTATAATACCAATTATTTTACCTCTAATAATCTAA
- a CDS encoding class I SAM-dependent methyltransferase, whose product MSDEWIKIFESDFYVREMIKVWDEGEKWANWIDEVVSKYKLEKKVLDIPCGIGRVSYFLANRGYKVTGIDISERMISMARSNIQNGKFIVGDMRKIKEIIGNEKYDLVINIYNSLGYYSEEDDLKILESLRDSTRKIVVINLDNRDYIIYNRPNEYYTYIPPYLVYSKVEFEQETSRLKIYRKYYLNDKEVGEMIYEQRLYSIHEILALLKKAGLQPIEVLSGYSWKKFSIMDPEMTIIATPA is encoded by the coding sequence ATGAGCGACGAGTGGATTAAAATCTTTGAATCTGATTTTTACGTTCGTGAGATGATAAAAGTATGGGATGAGGGAGAAAAGTGGGCTAATTGGATAGATGAAGTTGTGAGTAAATACAAGTTAGAAAAGAAGGTTCTAGATATACCTTGTGGAATTGGTAGAGTTTCGTATTTTCTTGCAAATAGGGGTTATAAGGTTACTGGAATAGATATTTCTGAAAGAATGATATCAATGGCAAGATCCAATATTCAAAACGGAAAATTTATAGTAGGCGATATGAGAAAAATAAAGGAAATAATTGGTAATGAAAAGTACGACCTTGTGATAAATATTTACAACAGTTTAGGGTACTATTCCGAAGAAGATGATCTAAAGATCTTAGAATCCTTACGAGATAGTACAAGGAAAATAGTGGTTATTAATTTAGATAATAGAGACTATATAATATATAATAGACCTAATGAATATTATACTTATATACCGCCGTATTTAGTATACTCTAAAGTCGAATTTGAACAAGAAACTTCAAGGTTGAAAATTTATAGAAAATATTACCTAAATGATAAAGAAGTAGGAGAGATGATTTACGAGCAAAGACTATATAGCATCCACGAAATCTTAGCTCTACTCAAAAAGGCGGGACTACAACCAATAGAAGTCCTATCAGGATATTCTTGGAAGAAATTCAGCATAATGGATCCAGAAATGACGATAATAGCTACACCAGCTTAA